A single region of the Pan troglodytes isolate AG18354 chromosome 22, NHGRI_mPanTro3-v2.0_pri, whole genome shotgun sequence genome encodes:
- the TFF1 gene encoding trefoil factor 1: MAAMENKVICALVLVSMLALGTLAEAQTETCTVAPRERQNCGFPGVTPSQCANKGCCFDDTVRGVPWCFYPNTIDVPPEEECEF; this comes from the exons ATGGCCGCCATGGAGAACAAGGTGATCTGCGCCCTGGTCCTGGTGTCCATGCTGGCCCTCGGCACCCTGGCCGAGGCTCAGACAG AGACGTGTACAGTGGCCCCCCGTGAAAGACAGAATTGTGGTTTTCCTGGTGTCACGCCCTCCCAGTGTGCAAATAAGGGCTGCTGTTTCGACGACACCGTTCGTGGGGTCCCCTGGTGCTTCTATCCTAATACCATCGACGTCCCTCCAGAAG